In Metopolophium dirhodum isolate CAU chromosome 7, ASM1992520v1, whole genome shotgun sequence, one genomic interval encodes:
- the LOC132949063 gene encoding probable very-long-chain enoyl-CoA reductase art-1: MEIEIVTTTDKNIGKIKVTDASQISDIKKSISKVKSALYPDRQSIRLEARGKSLKDTDKVKDLGLKNGSKLYVKDLGPQIGWSTVFMAEYAGPIFVYLIFYARPSLFYGATHNQKMSQVAQVAAYCWSIHYAKRVLETLFVHRFSHNTMPIMNLFKNCTYYWGFTAFVSYYVNHPLYTPPCTIQFYIGLGTFIFCELGNLSIHIALRNLRPPGTKVRRIPVPTINPFTLLFNFVSCPNYTYEVGSWIGFTIMTSSFSAGLFAFAGLYQMAVWALGKHRNYKKEFSDYPKCRKSIIPFLL; the protein is encoded by the exons ATGGAG attgaaATTGTAACAACAACGGACAAGaatattggaaaaattaaa GTTACAGATGCTTCTCAGATTAGTGATATTAAGAAAAGCATTAGCAAAGTAAAGTCTGCTTTATATCCAGACAGACAATCTATCAGACTTGAAGCTAGAGGAAAAAGTTTAAAGGATACTGACAAAGTTAaagatttag GATTAAAAAATGGATCGAAACTTTATGTTAAAGACTTGGGCCCTCAAATTGGATGGTCTACTGTTTTTATGGCAGAATATGCCGGTcccatatttgtatatttaatattttatgcacgACCCAGTCTGTTTTATGGGGCAACACATAATCAAAAAATGTCACAAGTGGCTCA aGTTGCTGCTTACTGTTGGTCAATCCATTATGCAAAACGTGTGCTTGAAACACTGTTTGTACATCGTTTCTCTCACAACACAATGCCAATAATGAATCTGTTTAAAAACTGTACTTATTACTGGGGCTTCACTGCTTTTGTTTCATACTATGTTAACCATCCATTGTATACTCCACCatgtacaattcaattttacatTGGTCTTGGTACTTTTATC ttTTGTGAATTAGGAAACTTAAGCATTCACATTGCACTGAGAAATCTTCGTCCACCTGGTACTAAAGTCAGGCGTATACCAGTTCCCACTATAAATCCTTTTACACTTCTTTTTAACTTTGTTTCTTGCCCTAACTACACTTATGAAGTTGGTAGTTGGATTGGATTTACCATAATGACATCTTCATTTTCAG CTGGATTATTCGCTTTTGCTGGATTATACCAAATGGCAGTATGGGCTCTTGGAAAACACAGGAATTACAAAAAAGAATTTTCTGACTACCCGAAATGTAGAAAGTCAATCATaccatttttactttaa